In the genome of Planococcus donghaensis, the window ATTCACTGAAGCAAGCGGATGTGAGTTGGCAAGAAAAATCGGTTCTACGGAAACTTCGATGCCATCTTCATCTTTTGTTGAAGATCCAACCATCTTCATCGTATACCCAAATTTATTGGCTAACTCTAAATCGCCATCACGAATTTCTTTCATTCCTCTTACAAGAACATCATCTAAATGAACTTCTGTCGAAAATGCAAGTGAAGACAAAATAACCATTTTGCGAGCAGCATCAAGACCATCTACATCCGCTGAAGGATCTGCTTCTGCATAACCTAATGCAGTAGCTTCTGCCAATGCATCTTCATATGTCATATTTTCGTTTTTCATTTTTGTCATAATGAAGTTTGTTGTGCCGTTGACGATTCCCATTAAACTAGAAATACGGTCTGAAGCTAGACCATCTTCTAATGTACGAATAATAGGTACCCCACCTGCTACACTTGCCTCATAAAAAAGATCGCATTTTTCAGCATCTGCTAGTTTCAGAAGTTCGTGGCCAAATTCTGCCATAATGTCTTTATTGGCTGTAACCACTTGCTTGCCTGCTTTGAGTGCTTTTTCAATAGCTGTTTTAGCGCCGTCTACGCCACCCATCACTTCGACAATAATATCGAGAGAAGAATCATTTAAGATTTCATCTATATCCGTTGTAAAAACACTCGGGTCTAAGCTAGAAAGCCGATCTTTTTTGGTATCTCTGACCAGTACTTTCTTAATAGAAACTTGGGCACCTAATTTATGATGCAAATCTTGCTGATGTTGCTGAATGATTGTCGCAACTCCGCTGCCCACCGTTCCAAGGCCTAATAATCCGATAGAAATTTCATTTTTCATTGACGATTCCTCCCATGGTGTGTACACTGTGAAAAAACAACTGTTTTTGTCATAGAGACATTATAGTATTATCTATTAGTTAAAACAACCCTTTTACAGACTATTAAAAAAGATGGGACTTGATTGGATGAAAGTAAGCAAATTTGGCGGGACTTCAGTAGCTAGTGCACAACAAATAAAAAAAGTGGCAGCCATCGTTAAAGCAGAGCCATCTCGTAAAATTGTCGTTGTCTCTGCACCAGGTAAGCGATTCGCTGGAGACGTCAAAGTGACAGATTTGCTGATTAACTTATCAGCAGCGGCTCTTCGTGATGAATCAACAGATGAGGCGCTTGCCAAGGTTGTGGAAAGATATGCACAAATCACAGACGAATTAGGGCTAGATCACAAGGTTACTCATATCATCGAAACAGACCTCTTAAACCGTCTTCAATCAGATAAAAGTTCTCCACCTCTTTTTGCGGATTTGATCAAAGCGAGTGGTGAAGACAATTCTGCAAAACTAATAGCTGCGTACTTAACGTCTATTGGTATGCCAGCAGAGTACGTTAACCCATTTGATGCGGGTTTATTTGTCAATGACTTACCAGAGCGTGCACAAGCACTCCCAGAAGCTTATGAGCGACTGGCTGATTTAAAAAATAAAAAAACCATTTCAGTGTTTCCTGGCTTTTTCGGATATACAAAAAGTGGAACATTACGGACATTTGAACGTGGAGGCTCAGATATTACCGGGTCTATCATTGCCGCTGCTGTAAAAGCAGAACTCTATGAAAACTTTACCGATGTTGACTGCGTTTTTGCAGCAAATCCCCAAGTTGTTGAAAACCCTGCTGCTATCGAACAAATGACGTACCGCGAAATGCGAGAACTTTCATATGCTGGATTTGCCGTCTTGCACGATGAAGCCCTTATGCCTGTTTTTAAAGCAGCTGTTCCGTTATGCATTCGCAATACAAATAACCCTTCTGCACCCGGGACAATGATTGTGGCAGAACGTGATCATTCGCTTCGCCCCGTAACAGGCATTTCAGCAGATAGCGGGTTCTCTACTTTATATGTTAGTAAATACTTGATGAACCGTGAAATTGGTTTTGGTCGCAAGCTTCTTCAAATTTTGGAAGACGAAGCGATTTCATACGAGCACATCCCGTCCGGTATCGATAACTTGTCTGTGATTTTACGTAGTCATCAATTGTCGTCTGATAAAGAACAACGCATCATAGATCGTGTGAAATCTGAACTGAACGCTGATGATGTTCATATCCGTAGCGATTTCTCAATGGTTGTTTTGGTGGGCGAAGGCATGAACAACCAAAAAGGTTTAACAGCTCGCGCAGCGAATGCTTTTGCTAGAACAGGTGTTAATATTGAAATGATTAACCAAGGATCTTCCGAAGTAAGTTTGGTGTTCGGAATTTTGAAAGAAGATGAACAAAAAATCTTGAACGAACTGTATAAAGAGTTTTTCGAACCTGCTTTGGTTCATTAATACGATTGAAACTATAAATTGAAAGCCCTTTGCTAATACTCGGCAAAGGGCTTTCAATTTTTTATGCCCAGTGTTCGGTAACCGGTCCGGAACTACCAAAAACGGGATCTGTTTTTGGCACCGGCGTATTTTGGATATCATCCAATACAAAAGGCCGTTCTTCCACCTTCCCCGTTTTTAAATTGTGAGACTTGCCCTC includes:
- a CDS encoding homoserine dehydrogenase produces the protein MKNEISIGLLGLGTVGSGVATIIQQHQQDLHHKLGAQVSIKKVLVRDTKKDRLSSLDPSVFTTDIDEILNDSSLDIIVEVMGGVDGAKTAIEKALKAGKQVVTANKDIMAEFGHELLKLADAEKCDLFYEASVAGGVPIIRTLEDGLASDRISSLMGIVNGTTNFIMTKMKNENMTYEDALAEATALGYAEADPSADVDGLDAARKMVILSSLAFSTEVHLDDVLVRGMKEIRDGDLELANKFGYTMKMVGSSTKDEDGIEVSVEPIFLANSHPLASVNNEFNAVYIYGDAVGETMLYGPGAGSLPTATSVVSDIIAACRNLQLGVNGKRAHAAQHERVIKPEAKRFAKYCHRLLVNDEVGVLSKMTSIYSKHGASIQSVIQSPAGDQGKAELVLLTHQISRQQHLDVLKEVEGTASVISHYRIEGEETA
- a CDS encoding aspartate kinase, producing the protein MKVSKFGGTSVASAQQIKKVAAIVKAEPSRKIVVVSAPGKRFAGDVKVTDLLINLSAAALRDESTDEALAKVVERYAQITDELGLDHKVTHIIETDLLNRLQSDKSSPPLFADLIKASGEDNSAKLIAAYLTSIGMPAEYVNPFDAGLFVNDLPERAQALPEAYERLADLKNKKTISVFPGFFGYTKSGTLRTFERGGSDITGSIIAAAVKAELYENFTDVDCVFAANPQVVENPAAIEQMTYREMRELSYAGFAVLHDEALMPVFKAAVPLCIRNTNNPSAPGTMIVAERDHSLRPVTGISADSGFSTLYVSKYLMNREIGFGRKLLQILEDEAISYEHIPSGIDNLSVILRSHQLSSDKEQRIIDRVKSELNADDVHIRSDFSMVVLVGEGMNNQKGLTARAANAFARTGVNIEMINQGSSEVSLVFGILKEDEQKILNELYKEFFEPALVH